A window from Comamonas odontotermitis encodes these proteins:
- a CDS encoding lysophospholipid acyltransferase family protein has translation MPLIRSILHTLFMSLTVIPFTLTILLLRVCGASSMARYTVARRWLKLSADSAGWFCGIKVRMQGMENLPVQGQPGSEKGVVLLCKHQSTFETFLMPAIMPVPLAYVFKKELLKIPFFGWSIGSLDMIHIDRKDGSRAFHKVVEQGKRLLGQGIWVIMFPEGTRIPRGETGDYKTGATRLAIMTGAQVVPIAVTSAKCWPRKAFVKKPGTVDVSVGKPIDSKGRKHDELMAEVEFWIESEMRRLDPEAYVGKPQLPARAERAPAASAADASAD, from the coding sequence ATGCCCCTGATTCGATCGATCTTGCATACGCTCTTCATGAGCCTGACGGTGATTCCGTTCACCCTGACCATTCTGCTGCTGCGCGTATGCGGTGCCAGCAGCATGGCGCGCTATACAGTGGCTCGGCGTTGGCTCAAGCTGTCGGCCGATAGCGCAGGCTGGTTCTGCGGTATCAAGGTGCGCATGCAGGGAATGGAGAATCTGCCGGTGCAGGGCCAGCCGGGGAGTGAAAAAGGCGTGGTGCTGCTGTGCAAGCACCAGTCCACGTTCGAGACTTTTCTGATGCCGGCCATCATGCCGGTGCCGCTTGCCTATGTGTTCAAGAAAGAACTGCTGAAGATTCCGTTCTTCGGTTGGTCGATCGGCAGCCTGGACATGATCCACATTGACCGCAAGGACGGCAGCCGTGCCTTCCACAAGGTGGTGGAACAGGGCAAGCGCCTGCTGGGGCAGGGTATCTGGGTGATCATGTTTCCCGAAGGGACCCGCATTCCACGCGGCGAGACTGGCGACTACAAGACCGGCGCCACCCGCCTGGCCATCATGACGGGCGCGCAGGTGGTGCCGATTGCCGTGACCTCTGCCAAGTGCTGGCCTCGCAAGGCATTCGTGAAGAAACCGGGCACGGTGGATGTGTCGGTGGGCAAACCCATCGACAGCAAGGGTCGCAAGCATGACGAGTTGATGGCAGAGGTGGAATTCTGGATCGAGTCAGAAATGCGTCGCCTGGACCCGGAGGCCTATGTGGGCAAGCCGCAGTTGCCCGCGCGTGCGGAACGCGCCCCGGCTGCGTCCGCTGCCGATGCCTCTGCCGATTGA
- a CDS encoding M48 family metallopeptidase, giving the protein MGQDSRATEVGMIADVRRLVQLALDLWDRSEPRAPAEAAAGQGGTRPSVPVAPPPVIDRPVVPSLQKVPDLVIPGVQPAPGAGVETPSAVSTKTMPPEPEPESLSHTLLPQAFEHPGANRAVLLGDTHIAYLLQRAKRRSIGFLVGEDGLVVRAPRWVTQNGIDEALQEKGAWIVRKLGEMQRRRAHSLNATIRWEDGATLPFLGQPLQLVIDSEQRVARAGAVWRVESELPGSPSRLYLALPRAAGREQIRDLVQAWFMKSARQHFLSRLAHFAPLLRVHYTSLRLSSAETRWGSAKSDGSIRLNWRLMHYTPAVIDYVVAHELAHLRVMDHSPRFWDTVAEVVPDHRALREQLKSIPAPPWDLAA; this is encoded by the coding sequence ATGGGCCAGGACAGCCGTGCAACGGAGGTGGGCATGATTGCGGATGTGCGCCGGCTGGTGCAACTGGCGTTGGACCTGTGGGACCGCAGTGAGCCCAGGGCGCCTGCCGAGGCTGCGGCGGGGCAGGGTGGTACACGCCCATCCGTGCCCGTGGCACCGCCGCCGGTGATCGATAGGCCTGTGGTGCCGTCACTGCAAAAAGTGCCCGATCTGGTGATTCCAGGTGTCCAGCCAGCGCCTGGTGCAGGTGTGGAGACGCCATCTGCGGTGTCTACGAAAACCATGCCGCCCGAGCCTGAGCCCGAATCCTTGTCGCACACCCTGCTGCCACAGGCATTCGAGCACCCGGGGGCCAATCGCGCTGTGTTGTTGGGCGACACCCATATCGCCTACCTGCTCCAGCGCGCCAAGCGGCGCAGCATTGGCTTTCTGGTGGGGGAGGACGGCCTCGTGGTGCGTGCGCCGCGCTGGGTCACGCAGAACGGCATTGACGAAGCGCTGCAGGAGAAGGGGGCCTGGATTGTGCGCAAGCTGGGCGAAATGCAGCGCCGCCGCGCCCATAGCCTGAACGCCACCATCCGCTGGGAAGATGGCGCAACCCTGCCCTTTCTGGGGCAGCCGCTGCAACTGGTGATCGACAGCGAGCAGCGCGTGGCGCGTGCCGGTGCGGTATGGCGAGTGGAGAGCGAGCTACCCGGCAGTCCCTCGCGGCTGTACCTGGCCCTGCCGCGTGCAGCCGGGCGTGAGCAGATTCGGGATCTGGTGCAGGCCTGGTTCATGAAAAGTGCGCGCCAGCATTTTCTCTCGCGGCTCGCTCACTTTGCACCGCTTCTGCGTGTGCATTACACGAGCCTGCGGCTGTCGAGCGCTGAAACTCGCTGGGGCAGTGCCAAATCCGATGGCTCCATCCGGCTGAACTGGCGGCTGATGCACTACACGCCCGCCGTCATCGACTATGTGGTCGCGCACGAATTGGCCCATTTGCGTGTGATGGATCACAGCCCGCGCTTTTGGGACACTGTGGCCGAGGTGGTGCCCGATCACCGCGCGCTGCGCGAGCAGCTCAAGTCGATTCCTGCGCCGCCCTGGGATCTGGCCGCATGA
- a CDS encoding rhodanese-like domain-containing protein, giving the protein MTLTTEQQKIHPASGYAGDIAPELAWHWVQSGEAVLVDVRTDAERAWVGQVPGAVPLAWKQWPSMAMNPDFDVLLQAVAQKEQGKKVVLLCRSGVRSVAAAKRATELGLAAYNILEGFEGDANSQGQRGGLGGWRQHGLPWFQ; this is encoded by the coding sequence ATGACATTGACCACAGAGCAGCAAAAGATCCATCCCGCCAGCGGCTATGCCGGTGATATTGCGCCAGAGCTGGCATGGCACTGGGTGCAAAGCGGCGAAGCCGTGCTGGTGGATGTCCGTACCGATGCCGAGCGTGCCTGGGTGGGGCAGGTGCCAGGCGCCGTGCCCCTTGCCTGGAAGCAATGGCCCAGTATGGCGATGAATCCTGACTTTGACGTCCTGCTGCAGGCGGTTGCCCAGAAGGAGCAAGGGAAAAAAGTCGTTCTTCTGTGCCGAAGTGGCGTGCGCTCGGTGGCTGCCGCAAAACGCGCTACCGAGCTTGGGTTAGCCGCATATAACATCCTTGAAGGCTTCGAGGGCGACGCAAACAGCCAAGGCCAGCGGGGCGGGCTGGGTGGCTGGCGCCAGCATGGCCTGCCTTGGTTTCAATAA